A window of Odocoileus virginianus isolate 20LAN1187 ecotype Illinois chromosome 22, Ovbor_1.2, whole genome shotgun sequence contains these coding sequences:
- the ZNF24 gene encoding zinc finger protein 24, with protein MSAQSVEEDSILIIPTPDEEEKILRVKLEEDPDGEEGSSIPWNHLPDPEVFRQRFRQFGYQDSPGPREAVSQLRELCRLWLRPETHTKEQILELVVLEQFVAILPKELQTWVREHHPENGEEAVTVLEDLESELDDPGQPVSLRRRKREVLVEEIVSQEEAQGLPSSELDAVENQLKWASWELHSLRHCDDDARTENGALAPKQEIPSAGESHEVPGTLNIGVPQIFKYGETCFPKGRFERKRNPSRKKQHICDECGKHFSQGSALILHQRIHSGEKPYGCVECGKAFSRSSILVQHQRVHTGEKPYKCLECGKAFSQNSGLINHQRIHTGEKPYECVQCGKSYSQSSNLFRHQRRHNAEKLLNVVKV; from the exons ATGTCTGCACAGTCAGTGGAAGAGGATTCGATACTTATCATCCCAACTCcagatgaagaggaaaaaattctAAGAGTGAAGTTGGAGGAGGATCCTGATGGTGAAGAGGGGTCGAGTATCCCCTGGAaccatcttcctgacccggaggtTTTCCGCCAGAGATTCAGGCAATTTGGATACCAGGATTCACCTGGGCCGCGGGAAGCTGTGAGCCAGCTTCGAGAACTTTGCCGTCTGTGGCTCAGGCCAGAGACtcacacaaaagaacaaatcTTGGAGCTGGTTGTACTGGAGCAGTTTGTTGCCATCCTCCCCAAGGAGCTACAGACTTGGGTTCGAGAGCATCATCCAGAGAATGGAGAGGAGGCAGTGACGGTCCTGGAGGATTTAGAGAGTGAACTAGATGACCCTGGACAGCCA GTTTCTCTTCGTCGACGAAAACGGGAAGTGTTAGTGGAGGAGATAGTATCTCAAGAAGAAGCTCAGGGATTACCGAGTTCTGAGCTTGATGCTGTGGAAAACCAGCTCAAGTGGGCATCCTGGGAGCTCCATTCCCTAAGGCACTGTG atGATGATGCTAGGACTGAAAATGGAGCTCTAGCTCCAAAGCAGGAGATTCCTTCAGCAGGAGAATCTCATGAAGTTCCCGGCACTCTCAATATAGGTGTTCCTCAAATCTTTAAATATGGAGAAACCTGTTTCCCTAAGGGCAggtttgaaagaaagagaaatcccTCCCGAAAGAAACAGCACATATGTGATGAATGTGGGAAACACTTCAGTCAAGGCTCAGCCCTTATTCTTCATCAGAGAATCCACAGTGGGGAGAAACCCTATGGATGTGTTGAGTGTGGGAAAGCATTCAGCAGGAGTTCCATCCTCGTGCAGCACCAGAGAGTCCATACTGGAGAAAAACCTTACAAATGTCttgaatgtggaaaagcctttaGCCAGAATTCTGGGCTTATCAATCACCAGAGAATCCATACCGGGGAGAAACCTTATGAATGCGTTCAGTGTGGGAAATCCTATAGTCAGAGCTCAAATCTTTTTAGACATCAGCGAAGACACAATGCAGAAAAACTTCTCAATGTTGTGaaagtttaa